In Corynebacterium aquatimens, one genomic interval encodes:
- a CDS encoding TetR/AcrR family transcriptional regulator → MHEHTRIDDGQQGGDGPIEQESVEASLIPAGGLESIVDKAVAEFAHCGFEAAKLDTIAAQAGVSKRMLHYHFGDKCELYKRALNRAVESFTPPQDFLERSYAVPVEGIRRFVDAIFHVVQRNPDVVSLIVRENLDPVLDYEESHRMLGESEVILQIERLLLLGQDVGAFRPGITAIDLLVLVSSISFFRTTNARTVLYYGNLNLLDPRNTEGLRRLAIDTALTFLTSNIPYSGYDSYLAPSGPAASRDSESDEDDYIAEGLSDVYSDPAD, encoded by the coding sequence ATGCATGAGCACACGCGTATCGACGACGGGCAGCAAGGCGGTGACGGTCCCATCGAGCAAGAGTCGGTGGAGGCGTCGCTGATTCCGGCTGGTGGTCTTGAGTCGATCGTCGATAAGGCTGTGGCGGAATTTGCGCACTGCGGTTTTGAGGCTGCGAAGTTGGACACCATCGCGGCGCAGGCGGGCGTGTCGAAGCGAATGCTGCACTACCACTTTGGTGACAAATGTGAGCTGTACAAGCGGGCGCTGAACCGGGCGGTGGAGTCCTTCACGCCGCCTCAAGACTTCCTCGAGCGCTCTTACGCCGTGCCCGTGGAGGGGATCCGTCGTTTCGTTGATGCGATTTTCCACGTTGTGCAGCGCAACCCGGACGTCGTGAGCTTGATCGTGCGCGAGAACCTCGATCCCGTGCTCGACTACGAGGAATCGCACCGCATGCTGGGCGAATCCGAAGTGATCCTGCAGATCGAGCGCCTCTTGTTGCTCGGCCAGGACGTCGGCGCATTCCGCCCGGGCATCACCGCGATCGACCTGCTGGTCTTGGTGTCGTCGATTTCCTTTTTCCGCACCACCAACGCGCGCACCGTCTTGTACTACGGCAACCTGAACCTACTCGACCCGCGCAACACCGAAGGCCTGCGCCGTTTAGCCATTGATACGGCCTTGACGTTCCTCACGTCCAACATCCCGTATTCCGGCTACGATTCTTACCTTGCACCGTCCGGCCCCGCCGCGTCACGCGACAGTGAGAGCGACGAAGACGACTACATCGCCGAAGGGCTTAGCGACGTCTACAGCGACCCCGCGGACTAA
- a CDS encoding malate dehydrogenase, with the protein MTFTTSNVNDNQTSPIKVTVTGAAGNIAYSLLWRIGSGEVFGRDQRVDLTLSDIPSSMSVVEGVAMELNDSALHCVASVNLSDDPKTSFDGVQAAFLVGAKPRGKGESRADMLAANGKIFIDQGRAINEHAADDLRVVVVGNPANTNAYILNKAAPDVSSESITALMRLDHNRTLSMLANKFRTDGGDFGDVHSEEFQHVAVWGNHGDTQFPDLSYASARGTKLSEVLDQDWYVNDMIPRVAHRGAEIIEVRGKSSAASAASAAVDHMRDWYAGSNGKWVTAAVVSKGEYGVDPGLVFGMPVVGENGCLSVVEDLEISDFQRPRIDANIEALRAEAQLADELF; encoded by the coding sequence ATGACCTTTACTACTTCTAACGTGAACGACAACCAAACGTCTCCCATCAAGGTGACGGTCACGGGCGCGGCGGGCAACATCGCGTATTCGCTTTTGTGGCGCATTGGTTCCGGTGAAGTTTTTGGCCGGGACCAACGCGTGGACCTGACGCTGTCCGACATCCCATCGTCGATGTCCGTGGTGGAAGGCGTGGCAATGGAGCTCAACGACTCCGCGCTGCACTGCGTTGCAAGCGTCAACCTCTCCGACGACCCAAAGACCTCCTTTGACGGTGTGCAGGCAGCATTCCTCGTCGGCGCTAAGCCCCGCGGAAAGGGCGAGAGCCGCGCGGACATGTTGGCGGCGAACGGCAAGATCTTCATCGATCAAGGCCGCGCGATCAACGAGCACGCTGCGGATGACCTGCGCGTGGTCGTCGTGGGCAACCCGGCGAACACCAATGCGTACATTCTGAACAAGGCTGCGCCGGACGTGTCGTCGGAAAGCATCACTGCTCTCATGCGCTTGGACCACAACCGAACCCTGTCCATGCTGGCCAACAAGTTCCGCACTGACGGCGGCGACTTCGGCGATGTCCACAGCGAGGAGTTCCAGCACGTCGCGGTGTGGGGCAACCACGGCGACACGCAGTTCCCGGATCTGTCCTACGCATCCGCGCGCGGGACGAAGCTTAGTGAAGTGCTTGACCAGGACTGGTACGTCAACGACATGATCCCGCGCGTGGCGCACCGCGGTGCGGAGATCATTGAGGTCCGCGGGAAGTCGTCGGCGGCGTCCGCTGCGTCGGCGGCGGTGGACCACATGCGTGACTGGTACGCCGGCTCAAACGGCAAGTGGGTAACGGCCGCGGTCGTGTCCAAGGGTGAGTACGGCGTGGACCCGGGCTTGGTCTTTGGTATGCCCGTGGTGGGGGAGAACGGATGTCTGTCGGTGGTCGAGGACCTAGAGATCAGCGACTTCCAGCGTCCCCGCATCGACGCCAACATCGAGGCCCTGCGCGCTGAAGCCCAGCTTGCTGACGAGCTGTTCTAG
- a CDS encoding valine--tRNA ligase yields the protein MTQSPQNPQASSDTASSDTNRADLLPKNWEPQAVEADLYAEWVDKGYFVADPHSEKPPFSIVLPPPNVTGQLHMGHALDHTLMDALVRRKRMQGYEVLWLPGMDHAGIATQTKVEAMLGETEGKDRYDYGREEFIGRVWEWKEKYGGTIASQMRAIGDSVDWSRERFTLDDGLNRAVVTIFKQLFDAGLIYRDYRLVNWSPVLETAVSDIEVMYRDVEGEFVSIRYGSLNDDEPHLVVATTRVETMLGDVAIAVHPDDERYKDLVGQEFEHPFREDLKLKVIADDYVDMELGTGAVKITPAHDPNDYEMGLRHELDMPIIMDKTGKIAGTGTQFDGLDRFEARVRVREELARMGRIVKEVRPYVHSVGHSERTGEPIEPRLSLQWFVKVSELARMSGDAVREGDTVIHPASLEKRYFDWVDNMHDWTISRQLWWGHRIPIWYGPEDENGDRDIVCCGPDDEPPAGYEQDPDVLDTWFSSALWPFSTMGWPEKTPELEKFYPTTVLVTAYDILFFWVARMMMFGTFASTQTPEVLGGGAASDAALAGAASAGAASDAAPAGAASDAAPAGAAPAGRPQIPFEHIFLHGLVRDEKGRKMSKSLGNGIDPMDWVRDYGADALRFALARGANPGIDLPIGDDNAAAARNFATKLFNAGKFALMNGATVGELPNRSELTDADRWILDRLEAVRQTVDTKLDDYQFSKAYEELYHFAWDELCDWYLEIAKTQIPRDDAAATPKERETGRNTQIVLGNVLDVVLRLLHPVMPFVTEVLWKALTGSESLNLASWPTAAETNGGADTDETAARRIDDAIKLITELRRFRSDQGVKPSQKVPAQLDFAAADLTEQESLIRSIAKVDAPADGFASSASIEVRLSQATIDVALDTSGTVDLAAERKRLEKELAAAQKELETTGKKLGNEAFLAKAPEAVVDKIRARQKIAQEEVERVTARLESLPKAGA from the coding sequence GTGACGCAATCTCCTCAAAATCCCCAAGCATCTTCAGACACCGCATCTTCAGACACCAACCGCGCAGATCTGCTGCCCAAGAACTGGGAGCCGCAGGCCGTCGAGGCCGATCTCTACGCCGAGTGGGTGGACAAGGGTTACTTCGTCGCTGACCCGCACAGCGAGAAGCCGCCGTTCAGCATCGTGTTGCCGCCGCCGAACGTCACTGGGCAGCTGCACATGGGCCACGCGTTGGACCACACGCTGATGGACGCGTTGGTGCGCCGCAAGCGCATGCAGGGCTATGAGGTCCTGTGGTTGCCGGGCATGGACCACGCGGGTATCGCCACCCAAACCAAGGTCGAGGCCATGCTGGGGGAGACCGAGGGCAAGGACCGCTACGACTACGGCCGCGAGGAATTCATCGGTCGCGTCTGGGAGTGGAAAGAAAAGTACGGCGGCACGATCGCGTCGCAGATGCGGGCGATCGGCGATTCGGTCGACTGGTCGCGGGAGCGCTTTACGCTTGACGACGGCCTGAATCGCGCTGTTGTCACCATCTTCAAGCAGCTTTTCGACGCGGGGCTGATCTACCGGGATTACCGCCTGGTCAACTGGTCGCCGGTGTTAGAGACTGCTGTTTCGGACATTGAGGTCATGTACAGGGATGTCGAAGGCGAATTCGTCTCCATCCGCTATGGCTCGCTGAACGACGACGAACCGCACCTGGTCGTTGCCACCACCCGTGTGGAGACGATGCTGGGGGATGTCGCTATTGCTGTCCACCCCGACGACGAGCGGTACAAGGATCTGGTGGGCCAGGAGTTTGAGCACCCGTTCCGTGAGGACCTAAAACTCAAGGTCATTGCCGATGATTACGTCGACATGGAGCTTGGAACCGGTGCCGTGAAGATCACCCCGGCGCACGATCCGAACGACTACGAGATGGGCCTGCGCCACGAATTGGACATGCCGATCATCATGGACAAGACCGGCAAGATTGCTGGGACGGGCACCCAGTTCGATGGTCTCGACCGATTCGAGGCTCGCGTTCGAGTTCGCGAGGAACTGGCACGAATGGGTCGCATCGTGAAGGAAGTTCGCCCGTACGTCCACTCGGTTGGGCACTCCGAGCGCACCGGCGAGCCGATCGAGCCGCGCTTGTCCCTGCAGTGGTTTGTCAAGGTCTCCGAGCTTGCCCGGATGTCCGGCGACGCGGTGCGCGAAGGCGACACGGTGATCCACCCGGCCTCGCTGGAGAAGCGCTACTTCGACTGGGTCGACAACATGCACGACTGGACCATCTCGCGCCAGCTGTGGTGGGGCCACCGCATCCCGATCTGGTACGGGCCGGAGGACGAAAACGGCGACCGCGACATCGTCTGCTGCGGCCCCGACGACGAGCCGCCAGCCGGCTACGAGCAGGACCCAGACGTTCTGGACACCTGGTTCTCGTCTGCCCTGTGGCCATTTAGCACGATGGGCTGGCCGGAAAAGACCCCTGAGCTGGAGAAGTTCTACCCCACGACCGTTCTGGTTACCGCCTACGACATCCTGTTCTTCTGGGTTGCGCGCATGATGATGTTCGGCACGTTTGCTTCCACGCAGACGCCGGAGGTCCTCGGCGGCGGCGCCGCTTCCGACGCTGCTCTTGCCGGCGCCGCTTCCGCCGGCGCCGCTTCCGACGCTGCTCCTGCCGGCGCCGCTTCCGACGCTGCTCCTGCCGGCGCCGCTCCCGCCGGCAGGCCCCAAATCCCGTTTGAGCACATCTTCCTCCACGGCCTCGTCCGCGATGAGAAGGGCCGGAAGATGTCCAAGTCGCTGGGCAACGGCATCGACCCCATGGATTGGGTGCGCGATTACGGTGCAGACGCACTGCGCTTTGCGCTGGCCCGCGGCGCGAACCCGGGCATCGACCTGCCAATCGGCGACGACAACGCCGCAGCTGCCCGCAACTTCGCCACCAAGCTGTTCAATGCTGGCAAGTTCGCGCTCATGAACGGCGCAACCGTGGGTGAACTGCCCAATCGATCCGAGCTCACCGACGCTGACCGGTGGATTCTTGACAGGCTCGAGGCTGTGCGACAGACCGTCGATACGAAGCTCGATGACTACCAGTTCTCCAAGGCCTACGAGGAGCTCTACCACTTCGCCTGGGACGAACTGTGCGACTGGTACTTAGAGATCGCCAAGACCCAGATTCCTCGCGATGACGCTGCCGCGACACCGAAGGAACGCGAAACCGGACGCAACACGCAGATCGTCCTGGGCAACGTCCTCGACGTTGTTTTGCGCCTGCTGCACCCCGTTATGCCGTTCGTTACCGAAGTCCTGTGGAAGGCACTCACCGGCAGCGAATCGCTCAACCTGGCGTCGTGGCCCACGGCCGCCGAAACCAACGGGGGCGCCGACACCGACGAAACCGCAGCACGCCGCATCGACGATGCAATCAAGCTCATCACCGAGCTGCGCCGCTTCCGCTCCGACCAAGGCGTCAAGCCGTCGCAGAAAGTCCCCGCGCAGCTCGATTTCGCCGCCGCCGACCTGACGGAGCAAGAATCCCTGATTCGCTCGATCGCGAAGGTGGACGCGCCAGCGGACGGCTTTGCGTCGTCGGCAAGCATTGAAGTGCGCTTGAGCCAAGCGACGATTGACGTCGCCCTAGACACCTCGGGCACCGTTGACCTCGCGGCGGAGCGCAAGCGCCTGGAGAAAGAACTGGCCGCGGCGCAAAAGGAACTTGAGACCACCGGCAAGAAGCTGGGCAACGAGGCTTTCCTGGCGAAGGCTCCGGAAGCCGTCGTGGACAAGATCAGGGCGCGCCAGAAGATCGCGCAGGAAGAAGTCGAACGCGTGACCGCGCGACTCGAATCACTGCCGAAAGCAGGGGCGTAG
- the folC gene encoding bifunctional tetrahydrofolate synthase/dihydrofolate synthase, translated as MADEPRIDHRDEHDHRDEIPAADTGFHVTQDEHGLRLELGDVAGPGPDAYGDDDAPRERPVTAHDLAELAEVEAELLARWPETKIDPTLDRIRLLMDYLGEPQRSYKVIHVAGTNGKTSTVRMIESLLRAFGNRVGRTTSPHLQSITERIGIDGEPIHPADFVRVYREIAPYIELVDAASEQPMSYFEVMVGLAYAAFADAPVNIAVVEVGMGGTWDATNVVDADVDVITPVGLDHTDYLGDTLTQIAGEKAGIIVNPEAITIVGSQEPEAMRVILERTVEVGTTVARHGFEFGVEESRVAVGGQTLTLRGLGGLYDDIFIPLSGEHQAHNAAVALAAVEAFYGVSGERPLSIDTVREGFAAASSPGRLERVRSTPTTFIDAAHNPHGAASLAAALERDFNFSRLIGVLGVLGDKDAVGIFAALEPVLSEVVITQNSSPRATDAYELAEIARDIFGEERVHVEGQLSTAYAVAVELAEEALEDVGVQSGAGVVITGSVITAGDARKMFGKDPQ; from the coding sequence ATGGCCGACGAGCCACGCATTGACCACCGCGACGAACACGACCACCGCGACGAAATTCCCGCGGCCGACACCGGGTTCCACGTCACCCAGGACGAGCACGGCCTGCGCCTCGAGCTAGGCGACGTGGCCGGGCCGGGGCCCGACGCCTACGGCGACGACGATGCCCCGCGCGAGCGCCCCGTCACCGCCCATGATCTCGCTGAACTAGCTGAGGTCGAGGCGGAGCTGCTGGCGCGCTGGCCTGAGACGAAGATCGACCCGACGCTCGACCGCATCCGCTTGCTGATGGACTACCTGGGCGAGCCGCAGCGCAGCTACAAGGTGATCCACGTCGCTGGCACAAACGGCAAAACCTCAACGGTGCGCATGATCGAGTCCCTGCTGCGCGCCTTCGGCAACCGCGTTGGACGCACGACGAGCCCGCACCTGCAGTCCATCACTGAGCGCATCGGCATCGACGGCGAGCCCATCCACCCCGCGGACTTCGTGCGCGTCTACCGTGAGATCGCGCCGTACATTGAGCTTGTCGACGCCGCGAGCGAGCAACCCATGTCCTACTTCGAAGTGATGGTGGGCTTGGCCTACGCGGCGTTCGCGGATGCGCCGGTGAACATTGCCGTCGTCGAAGTTGGTATGGGCGGGACGTGGGATGCCACCAATGTCGTCGACGCCGACGTAGACGTGATCACTCCAGTGGGCTTGGACCACACGGACTACCTTGGTGACACGCTCACGCAAATCGCGGGGGAGAAGGCCGGGATCATTGTCAACCCTGAGGCAATCACCATCGTCGGGTCCCAGGAGCCGGAGGCCATGCGCGTCATTCTGGAGCGCACGGTTGAAGTGGGTACGACGGTGGCGCGCCACGGCTTCGAGTTCGGCGTCGAGGAGTCCCGGGTCGCTGTGGGCGGTCAGACACTCACGCTGCGCGGCTTGGGCGGGCTTTACGACGACATCTTCATCCCCCTGTCCGGCGAGCACCAAGCGCACAACGCTGCCGTTGCTTTGGCGGCGGTGGAAGCGTTTTACGGCGTGAGCGGGGAGCGGCCGCTAAGCATTGATACCGTGCGGGAGGGATTCGCGGCGGCGTCGTCGCCAGGGCGTTTGGAGCGCGTGCGTTCCACCCCGACGACGTTCATCGATGCCGCGCACAACCCGCACGGGGCTGCGTCCTTGGCTGCGGCGTTGGAACGCGACTTCAACTTCTCCCGACTGATCGGTGTCTTAGGCGTGCTTGGGGATAAAGACGCCGTGGGGATCTTCGCGGCCCTCGAACCCGTGCTGAGTGAGGTTGTGATCACGCAGAATTCGTCGCCACGCGCCACCGATGCCTACGAGCTCGCCGAGATCGCCCGCGACATCTTCGGCGAGGAGCGCGTCCACGTCGAAGGGCAGCTTTCCACCGCGTACGCTGTGGCTGTCGAGCTGGCCGAGGAGGCCCTTGAGGACGTCGGTGTGCAATCCGGCGCCGGCGTTGTGATCACCGGCAGCGTCATCACCGCGGGCGACGCCCGCAAGATGTTTGGAAAGGATCCGCAGTAG
- a CDS encoding DUF4233 domain-containing protein, whose product MAGLTGVMSGTLIMEAITIFLVLTVILKVQEGALWTTFNWMYVTVIGVAHVIAAFLQRRPGALWINLALQLPLIFGFFIHWSVSAVGIMFGIVWFLVVKMRSDMLERMRRGYLVTQHLGTSEDTV is encoded by the coding sequence ATGGCTGGTCTGACGGGCGTGATGTCGGGAACGCTCATCATGGAAGCGATCACGATCTTCCTCGTTCTCACCGTCATTTTGAAGGTGCAGGAAGGTGCCCTGTGGACGACGTTCAACTGGATGTACGTCACAGTGATCGGTGTTGCGCACGTCATCGCGGCGTTTCTCCAACGACGCCCCGGTGCACTGTGGATCAATCTCGCCCTGCAGCTGCCACTGATCTTCGGTTTCTTCATCCACTGGTCGGTGTCCGCAGTGGGAATAATGTTCGGGATCGTGTGGTTTCTCGTCGTTAAGATGCGCTCTGACATGCTTGAGCGCATGCGGCGTGGCTACCTTGTCACGCAACACCTGGGCACGTCCGAAGACACCGTCTAG
- a CDS encoding HNH endonuclease — protein MSFTQLLNTVTATGLSSLAEFDRATAEAAGLSPTTVSNWEKLHRTYYGPTTCPKQQAVTRRLAVEGAFSLDQLLLIERRLESAARAEKEHLAHDEQNPTGPDGCESGGGSDRSSLAMRQWKLRQRLLSRACRYSTLEKKAKELVSITPIAPKESIRFSRSTGGKRTFSVTTDERLLADLEHALSVDLDVNAPAGPQMLRNFSSLVRSGADSDGLPGFGVPRAVPRPQLLVPLQAHVRVLEHTDDDTLLGLTDGTSILASDYLKDFFNNPDYGLEAALFHPVEGPVNLYRVERHANRKQRDLVSAAMPHCVVPGCRQPADNCQMHHMTAWKHGGYTNVSNLVPLCRYHNQVNDDDAFATSPAPAGTAARGAAPGSASSASAGASGAAPSAGASGAGAGAGGAGAGTRRPHKTSRRGRHAGAVVPVGPMAMWCSPAGYVVPNDTHPSYGFGAMHALYPEWVPPAARSGSPPTHVRDVERQVRWMRDRRKAGCEERPPP, from the coding sequence ATGTCCTTCACGCAGCTGCTCAACACGGTTACGGCCACCGGCTTATCCAGCCTGGCTGAGTTTGATCGTGCCACAGCAGAGGCGGCCGGGCTGAGTCCCACGACCGTCAGCAATTGGGAGAAACTGCACCGGACCTACTACGGCCCAACCACCTGCCCCAAACAGCAAGCGGTCACCCGCAGGCTCGCTGTCGAAGGCGCATTCAGCCTCGATCAGCTTCTTCTCATCGAACGCCGGTTGGAATCTGCCGCCCGCGCCGAAAAGGAGCACCTTGCCCACGATGAGCAGAACCCAACTGGCCCTGATGGGTGTGAGTCCGGTGGTGGGTCAGACCGATCGTCGTTAGCAATGCGACAGTGGAAGCTGCGCCAGCGACTGCTTTCCCGTGCCTGCCGCTACTCGACGCTGGAAAAGAAAGCGAAAGAGCTTGTTTCCATCACGCCGATCGCCCCGAAGGAATCGATTCGATTTTCCCGCTCCACAGGCGGAAAGCGCACGTTCAGTGTGACAACGGATGAAAGATTGCTCGCTGACCTCGAACATGCTTTGAGCGTCGACCTAGACGTCAATGCGCCCGCCGGGCCGCAGATGCTGCGCAACTTCAGCTCACTCGTACGTTCCGGCGCGGACAGCGACGGCCTTCCCGGCTTTGGCGTCCCGCGGGCAGTTCCGCGCCCGCAGCTTCTCGTCCCGCTTCAGGCTCACGTGCGCGTGCTCGAGCACACGGACGACGACACATTGCTTGGGCTTACCGACGGCACCAGCATCCTCGCCTCGGACTACCTCAAAGACTTCTTCAACAATCCGGACTATGGACTCGAAGCCGCACTCTTCCACCCCGTGGAAGGCCCGGTCAATCTTTACCGTGTTGAGCGACACGCAAACCGCAAACAACGCGACCTCGTTAGCGCCGCTATGCCCCACTGCGTTGTGCCAGGCTGCCGCCAACCGGCCGACAACTGCCAGATGCACCACATGACAGCCTGGAAGCACGGCGGCTACACCAACGTGAGCAACCTCGTTCCGTTATGCCGATACCACAACCAGGTGAACGACGACGACGCCTTCGCGACGTCCCCGGCCCCCGCGGGCACAGCAGCACGCGGCGCCGCCCCGGGCAGTGCGAGCTCCGCTAGCGCGGGTGCAAGCGGCGCGGCACCGAGCGCGGGCGCAAGCGGTGCGGGTGCGGGCGCGGGCGGGGCGGGCGCGGGCACGCGGCGGCCGCATAAAACTTCCCGGCGCGGGCGTCATGCTGGCGCCGTCGTGCCCGTGGGGCCGATGGCAATGTGGTGTTCGCCCGCCGGATATGTGGTCCCCAACGACACACACCCCAGCTACGGGTTCGGCGCGATGCACGCTCTATACCCCGAATGGGTGCCGCCCGCGGCGAGATCAGGCTCGCCACCCACCCATGTTCGCGATGTGGAGCGGCAGGTGAGGTGGATGAGGGATCGTCGAAAAGCGGGGTGCGAAGAGCGGCCGCCGCCTTAA
- a CDS encoding thiolase family protein has protein sequence MSENIYITNAKRTPIGTFGGSLSRFSTIDLGTHIAKAVIEDSGVSADNFDSAVWANVVTTIPRDNYTSRAVSLEAGMPKSSHAYGVNRLCGSGVQAIISAAQQLLTDDAKLSIAGGVEIMSQAPYSVEGMRQGRKMGDGRLIDWLTGALTDPMGNGGMGITAENIAAQRGISRERQDEYALQSQERAAAAIANGEFEEQIVPVGDFTTDEHPRSTTLEKLGGLRPSFSKEGTVTAGNSSGINDAAAATVMTNESGLKEFGLEPMAKIVSWGLAGCDPATMGLGPIGAVPKALKKAGLELSDIKYIESNEAFAAQCIAVADELGFDNDKTNIQGGAIALGHPIGATGVVLTTKLIHQLKNAGGGLGLVTACIGGGQGIALVLEV, from the coding sequence ATGTCCGAAAACATTTACATCACTAACGCCAAGCGCACGCCGATCGGTACGTTCGGGGGATCGCTGTCGCGGTTCTCCACGATCGACCTTGGTACGCACATTGCGAAGGCGGTCATCGAGGATTCCGGCGTCTCGGCCGACAACTTCGACTCCGCAGTGTGGGCCAACGTTGTGACCACGATCCCGCGCGACAACTACACCTCGCGCGCGGTGTCGCTGGAGGCTGGTATGCCAAAGAGCTCCCACGCGTACGGCGTGAACCGCCTGTGCGGCTCCGGCGTCCAGGCCATCATTTCCGCAGCGCAGCAGCTGCTTACCGACGATGCGAAGCTGTCTATCGCCGGCGGTGTCGAGATCATGTCGCAGGCTCCGTACTCGGTGGAGGGCATGCGCCAGGGCCGCAAGATGGGCGACGGCCGCCTGATTGACTGGCTGACCGGTGCGTTGACTGACCCGATGGGCAACGGCGGCATGGGTATCACGGCTGAGAACATTGCTGCACAGCGTGGCATCTCCCGCGAGCGCCAGGACGAGTACGCGCTGCAGTCCCAGGAGCGCGCTGCCGCTGCGATCGCCAACGGCGAGTTCGAAGAGCAGATCGTCCCGGTGGGTGACTTCACCACTGACGAGCACCCGCGCTCCACGACGTTGGAGAAGCTGGGCGGCCTGCGCCCGTCGTTTAGCAAGGAAGGCACCGTGACCGCAGGTAACTCCTCCGGTATCAACGACGCTGCTGCCGCGACCGTGATGACCAACGAGTCCGGCCTGAAGGAATTCGGCCTGGAGCCGATGGCGAAGATCGTCTCGTGGGGCCTGGCAGGCTGCGACCCGGCAACGATGGGTCTCGGCCCGATCGGCGCCGTCCCGAAGGCCCTGAAGAAGGCCGGTCTGGAGCTGAGTGACATCAAGTACATCGAGTCCAACGAGGCCTTCGCGGCGCAGTGCATCGCCGTGGCCGATGAGCTGGGCTTCGACAACGACAAGACCAACATCCAGGGCGGCGCTATCGCCCTGGGTCACCCGATCGGCGCAACCGGCGTTGTGCTGACCACCAAGCTGATCCACCAGCTGAAGAACGCTGGTGGCGGCTTGGGTCTCGTCACCGCCTGCATCGGCGGTGGCCAGGGTATCGCACTGGTTCTGGAGGTTTAA